A window of Prolixibacter sp. SD074 contains these coding sequences:
- a CDS encoding DUF1080 domain-containing protein has product MKKIIMFLMVAAIAFAGCKNQSKKATKENTAAKKVEKSVPAPLNTLTDQEKKDGWILLFDGKTSDGWRGYKKDHFPAGWEVADGTLHCLGSGRGEAGSVDGGDIIYDKKYGNFDLKLDWKISEGGNSGIMYLGQETKDHIWETAPEMQILDNERHPDAKLGKDGNRQAGSLYDLIPAKPQNAKPAGEWNSIEIISYKGTIVHKQNGETVVEYHLWTPEWNKLVAGSKFPALNPDWANVATEGYIGLQDHGDDVWFRNIKIKEL; this is encoded by the coding sequence ATGAAAAAAATTATTATGTTCCTGATGGTTGCTGCCATCGCATTTGCAGGTTGTAAAAATCAATCGAAAAAAGCTACCAAAGAAAACACCGCTGCAAAAAAAGTAGAAAAAAGCGTACCTGCCCCCCTCAACACATTAACTGACCAGGAAAAGAAAGACGGCTGGATCCTGTTGTTTGACGGCAAAACTTCCGACGGCTGGCGTGGTTATAAAAAAGATCACTTCCCGGCAGGTTGGGAAGTTGCTGACGGAACGTTGCACTGCCTTGGCTCCGGACGTGGAGAAGCCGGTTCTGTAGACGGTGGTGACATCATCTATGATAAAAAATACGGCAACTTCGACCTGAAACTGGATTGGAAAATTTCGGAAGGTGGAAACTCAGGTATCATGTATCTCGGACAGGAAACCAAAGATCATATCTGGGAAACTGCGCCCGAAATGCAAATTCTGGATAACGAGCGTCACCCGGATGCCAAATTGGGGAAAGACGGAAACCGCCAGGCAGGTTCGCTGTATGACCTCATCCCGGCAAAACCGCAAAATGCCAAGCCAGCCGGCGAATGGAATTCCATTGAAATTATCAGTTACAAGGGGACCATTGTACACAAACAAAACGGTGAAACCGTTGTTGAATACCACCTCTGGACTCCGGAATGGAACAAACTGGTTGCCGGCTCCAAATTCCCGGCACTGAACCCCGACTGGGCAAACGTTGCCACTGAAGGTTACATCGGACTGCAGGACCACGGAGACGATGTTTGGTTCCGCAACATTAAAATTAAAGAACTCTAA
- a CDS encoding porin family protein: MKKPLALAVVLTMMAFSSYAQRPFRLTFVASPQFSWLTSDSKSVKNDQSHLGFDYGVEADIFLGSESYALTTGLTMNQTGGNLIYQTGQNFTFAGESLPPGTQIEYRLKYLEVPLAIKLRSKDFGRMNIYAQFGLTNYLNIKSSGTSSDGTLDHTNVSDEVKMFNMGLNIGFGLEHDLGGNNALTAGVTYNNGFTDVTSNSSVKDNTNLKSLRFRLGFIF; encoded by the coding sequence ATGAAAAAACCTCTTGCACTCGCAGTTGTTCTAACGATGATGGCTTTCTCATCATACGCTCAGCGGCCATTTCGTCTAACATTTGTAGCCAGTCCGCAGTTTTCGTGGTTAACATCCGACTCGAAAAGCGTGAAAAACGACCAGTCTCATCTGGGTTTTGATTATGGTGTTGAAGCCGATATTTTTCTCGGAAGCGAAAGTTATGCCTTGACTACCGGTTTGACCATGAACCAAACGGGAGGGAACCTGATTTACCAAACCGGGCAGAATTTCACATTTGCCGGCGAATCGCTTCCTCCCGGAACGCAGATAGAATATCGACTGAAGTACCTGGAAGTGCCTCTCGCGATAAAACTTCGGTCAAAAGATTTTGGGCGAATGAATATTTATGCCCAGTTCGGATTGACCAATTATTTGAATATTAAATCTTCAGGAACGAGCAGTGATGGCACTCTGGACCATACCAATGTCAGTGATGAGGTGAAAATGTTTAATATGGGTTTGAATATTGGATTTGGATTGGAGCACGATTTGGGCGGAAACAATGCGTTGACTGCCGGTGTTACATACAACAACGGTTTCACCGATGTAACTTCGAATTCCTCCGTCAAGGATAACACCAATCTGAAAAGTCTGCGGTTTCGTCTCGGATTCATTTTTTAA
- a CDS encoding NAD+ synthase, producing MKIALAQLNYHIGNFQDNKGKIIRNIGKAREAGAELVVFSELSVTGYYPHDLLERKEFIEHSQKTIEEIARHCTGIAALVGGPGINRSPKGKMLYNSAFFLKDGKIESVHHKTLLPTYDVFDEYRHFEPNHNFELIELNGKKLAVTICEDLWYNQPVLSAFGREKLYAVSPMEEFAKQNPDLVINLSASPFSYNQEKLRKDILLNNAHDFNIPIVYVNQVGAQTEIIFDGGSLFIDANGDVVDELAYFEEDFRIIDTENTKSKGILREYEPIAKMYGALILGIKDYFGKMDFKQATLGLSGGIDSAVTVVLAARALGPENVRVLLMPSKYSSGHSIADARDLAENLGIQYEIVNIHEMVDAFDQALAPIFEGVNPDVTEENIQARIRGTLMMAISNKFGHILLNTSNKSEAAVGYGTLYGDMNGGLSVLGDVYKSDVFALARFINREHEVIPENTIIKPPSAELRPDQKDSDSLPDYDILDKILFNYIELAKSPDEIIRMGFDEETVHMAVRKVNMNEYKRFQTPPILRISSKAFGFGRKMPLVAKYPY from the coding sequence ATGAAAATTGCGCTGGCACAACTGAATTACCATATCGGTAATTTTCAGGATAACAAGGGAAAAATCATTCGCAACATCGGCAAGGCCCGTGAGGCGGGCGCCGAATTGGTCGTGTTTTCGGAGTTATCGGTCACCGGTTATTACCCGCACGATTTGCTCGAACGGAAAGAGTTTATTGAGCATTCGCAGAAAACCATCGAAGAGATTGCCCGCCACTGTACGGGCATCGCTGCCTTGGTGGGCGGACCAGGCATTAACCGCAGCCCGAAAGGAAAAATGCTGTACAACAGCGCTTTTTTCCTGAAGGATGGCAAGATTGAAAGTGTGCATCACAAAACGCTTTTGCCCACGTACGATGTGTTTGATGAGTACCGCCACTTTGAACCCAACCATAATTTCGAACTAATCGAATTAAACGGGAAAAAACTGGCCGTTACCATTTGTGAGGATTTGTGGTACAACCAACCGGTATTAAGCGCTTTCGGGAGGGAAAAATTGTATGCGGTTTCCCCAATGGAAGAATTCGCAAAGCAAAATCCCGATTTGGTTATTAACCTTTCAGCGTCGCCCTTTTCCTACAACCAGGAGAAGCTTCGCAAAGACATTTTGCTGAACAATGCCCACGATTTCAATATCCCGATTGTTTATGTAAACCAGGTAGGCGCACAAACTGAAATCATCTTCGATGGTGGTTCTCTTTTCATCGATGCCAATGGTGACGTGGTAGATGAGCTGGCCTATTTCGAAGAAGACTTCCGGATTATCGATACCGAAAACACCAAATCGAAAGGCATCTTGCGCGAATACGAGCCCATCGCGAAAATGTACGGCGCGCTGATTTTGGGTATCAAGGACTATTTCGGAAAAATGGATTTCAAACAAGCCACCTTAGGACTTTCAGGCGGAATCGATTCAGCGGTAACCGTCGTTTTGGCTGCCCGCGCACTTGGCCCCGAAAATGTTCGCGTGTTGTTAATGCCATCAAAATATTCGTCGGGACACTCCATTGCCGATGCCCGCGATCTGGCTGAGAACCTGGGAATACAATACGAAATAGTCAATATCCACGAAATGGTCGATGCTTTTGACCAGGCATTAGCCCCAATTTTCGAAGGTGTGAACCCGGATGTAACCGAAGAAAATATTCAGGCCCGCATCCGTGGGACATTGATGATGGCCATTTCCAACAAATTTGGCCATATTTTATTAAATACGTCTAATAAAAGCGAGGCTGCGGTCGGTTACGGTACGCTTTACGGTGACATGAACGGTGGCCTTTCGGTGCTGGGCGATGTCTATAAATCGGATGTATTTGCATTGGCGCGTTTCATCAACCGCGAGCACGAAGTGATTCCTGAAAATACCATCATCAAACCGCCGTCGGCCGAACTTCGTCCCGACCAAAAGGATTCTGACTCGTTACCTGATTATGATATTTTGGATAAAATTCTCTTCAACTATATCGAGCTGGCCAAAAGCCCTGACGAAATCATCCGGATGGGGTTTGACGAGGAGACGGTTCACATGGCCGTACGGAAAGTTAACATGAACGAATATAAGCGATTCCAAACACCGCCAATCCTTCGGATATCCTCGAAGGCATTCGGTTTCGGACGCAAAATGCCACTGGTTGCCAAGTACCCTTATTGA
- a CDS encoding Crp/Fnr family transcriptional regulator, translating into MFSSNFDLEGQFEDNKTIFYLLTPGEKAEVEKYQTLTYYKKNEYIFKEGDKPAGMQYLREGKIKIFKEGVGGREQIIRMVKQNGLIGYRSLLADEMHNGTAVAIEESAIITIPPDILYNVLLRNHDFSLALMKDLARELGFSNQRTVSLTQKHIRGRLAESLLLLRNQYGFENDGMTLKVYLSREDIANLSNMTTSNAIRTLSTFAGEKVIAIDGRKIKILDLQQLQRISKLG; encoded by the coding sequence ATGTTTAGTTCAAACTTTGACCTCGAAGGTCAATTTGAAGACAACAAAACCATATTTTATCTCCTGACTCCCGGGGAGAAGGCAGAAGTAGAGAAATATCAGACCTTAACCTATTACAAGAAAAACGAATATATCTTCAAAGAGGGTGACAAACCTGCCGGGATGCAGTACCTGAGAGAAGGAAAGATTAAGATTTTCAAAGAAGGGGTTGGTGGTCGTGAGCAAATCATCCGGATGGTCAAGCAAAACGGTTTGATTGGTTACCGGTCGTTGCTTGCAGATGAGATGCATAACGGAACAGCTGTAGCCATTGAAGAATCGGCTATCATCACCATTCCGCCGGATATTCTCTACAACGTATTATTGCGTAATCACGATTTTTCGCTGGCACTGATGAAAGATTTAGCCCGTGAGCTTGGTTTTTCGAACCAACGAACGGTTAGCCTTACGCAAAAACATATCCGCGGACGTCTGGCCGAATCGTTGTTACTGCTCCGCAATCAATACGGTTTTGAAAATGATGGCATGACGCTGAAAGTTTACCTTTCGCGCGAAGACATTGCCAATCTCTCGAACATGACAACCTCCAACGCTATTCGCACGCTCTCGACCTTTGCCGGTGAAAAAGTGATTGCGATTGACGGAAGGAAAATTAAAATACTGGACCTGCAACAATTGCAGCGCATCAGTAAATTGGGTTAG
- a CDS encoding bifunctional UDP-N-acetylmuramoyl-tripeptide:D-alanyl-D-alanine ligase/alanine racemase, whose protein sequence is MTAYPLKEVSEITNGNLNGNNGGVHIRFLSFDSRTVLAGPETLFFALRGNLRDGHQYVRDAYLHGVRAFVVEEIPAGSEFTEAAFIQVPDSLEALQKLATYHRNRFSYPVLGITGSNGKTIVKEWLSELMAPEHKIIRSPRSYNSQIGNPLSVWLMDEQFNLAIFEAGISMPGEMEKLENLLHPEWGVFTHLGQAHLENFRNQRHLVKEKLQLFNHSKHFVYCSDFDELQKAVTTKKTEGWSADLFRWSREDESADLFIGEDKRRKDGSQIDGIFNGSEMTIFLPFTDDAYVENGIHCWATMLAMGYKPGSFEGRFARLAPVAMRLELKKGQHGAIVIDDSYNSDTGSLLNALDFLRQQAGNSGKRSTVILSDILQSGIPEEQLYGQVAEYLALRKVDRFVGIGPKINRYQELFPVGDKAFYNSTEDFLQHLNGCNFHDEVILLKGARTFRFDLISGMLQEKVHQTVLEINMSALAHNLKIYRQKLKPETQIMAMVKAFSYGTGSTEVARVLQFHRADYLAVAIADEGVALRREGIGLPIVVMNPEEHSFDAMIGNRLEPNIYRLELLKSFEAALHRNAMRNFPIHVKLDTGMKRLGFETEEHLKELVAFVQARDTIYIRSIFSHLAVSDEPVEDSFTDKQFERFEVLGRIVADGFDYKILKHILNSAGIERFPGKQYDMVRLGIGLYGVSSFVQNELQNVATLRTTISQIRTVQAGETIGYGRKGVAKENMQIAVLPIGYADGFNRLLSNGVGKVSVKGTKVPVVGNICMDMCMVDVTGLDVEEGDRVIVFGEEIPVGEVAEELHTIPYEVLTSVGQRVKRVYFEE, encoded by the coding sequence ATGACAGCTTATCCCTTAAAGGAAGTATCGGAGATTACGAACGGGAATTTGAACGGAAATAACGGCGGGGTGCACATCCGGTTTTTATCGTTCGACAGTCGTACCGTTTTAGCCGGACCGGAGACGTTGTTTTTTGCACTTCGCGGAAATCTGCGCGATGGCCACCAATACGTAAGGGATGCTTATTTGCACGGTGTCCGGGCTTTTGTTGTTGAAGAAATACCGGCTGGATCAGAATTTACAGAAGCTGCTTTTATCCAGGTTCCCGATTCGTTGGAGGCCCTTCAGAAACTGGCAACGTACCATCGAAACCGGTTTAGTTATCCGGTTCTCGGGATTACCGGTAGCAATGGGAAAACCATTGTGAAAGAGTGGCTGAGTGAGTTGATGGCGCCGGAACACAAAATTATTCGCAGCCCGCGAAGTTACAATTCACAGATTGGAAATCCGCTATCGGTTTGGTTGATGGATGAGCAATTCAATCTGGCCATATTTGAGGCTGGTATTTCCATGCCGGGCGAAATGGAAAAGCTCGAGAACCTGTTACATCCCGAATGGGGCGTATTTACGCACCTTGGCCAGGCCCATCTCGAGAATTTTCGGAATCAGCGTCATTTGGTCAAAGAAAAACTGCAGCTTTTCAATCATAGCAAACATTTTGTCTACTGTTCCGATTTTGACGAACTGCAAAAAGCGGTTACCACGAAAAAGACAGAAGGCTGGAGCGCCGATCTTTTTCGCTGGTCGCGGGAAGACGAAAGTGCCGATTTATTCATCGGGGAAGACAAAAGAAGAAAAGATGGTTCGCAAATAGACGGAATTTTTAACGGAAGTGAAATGACAATTTTTCTTCCGTTTACCGACGATGCTTACGTAGAGAATGGTATTCATTGCTGGGCAACGATGCTGGCGATGGGATACAAACCGGGGAGTTTTGAAGGGCGTTTTGCCCGGTTAGCACCGGTTGCCATGAGGCTTGAGCTAAAGAAAGGTCAACATGGGGCCATTGTCATCGACGACTCGTATAATTCCGACACCGGTTCACTGCTCAATGCACTTGATTTTTTGAGGCAGCAGGCGGGGAACAGCGGCAAACGCAGTACGGTCATTTTGTCGGATATTTTGCAATCCGGAATTCCCGAAGAACAACTTTACGGACAAGTAGCGGAATATCTTGCGTTACGCAAGGTTGATCGTTTTGTCGGGATTGGCCCCAAAATTAACCGCTATCAGGAACTTTTCCCGGTAGGAGACAAGGCATTTTATAATTCCACCGAAGATTTCTTACAACATCTGAACGGATGCAATTTCCATGATGAAGTGATTTTGCTGAAGGGAGCGCGAACGTTCCGGTTCGATTTAATATCGGGTATGTTGCAGGAGAAAGTGCACCAAACGGTATTGGAAATAAATATGTCGGCACTGGCGCATAACCTGAAAATTTACCGGCAGAAGCTGAAGCCGGAAACCCAAATCATGGCCATGGTAAAAGCGTTTTCGTACGGGACCGGTTCCACGGAAGTGGCGCGTGTATTGCAATTTCACCGAGCCGACTACCTGGCCGTGGCCATTGCCGACGAAGGTGTGGCACTTCGCCGGGAAGGCATCGGGTTACCCATCGTGGTGATGAACCCGGAAGAGCACAGTTTCGATGCAATGATAGGGAACCGGCTGGAACCCAACATCTACCGGCTCGAATTATTGAAGAGTTTTGAAGCGGCACTTCACCGAAATGCGATGCGGAATTTTCCCATCCATGTGAAACTTGACACGGGAATGAAGCGGCTGGGCTTCGAAACGGAGGAGCATTTGAAAGAGCTGGTTGCTTTTGTTCAGGCGCGCGATACCATTTATATACGGTCGATTTTTTCGCACCTGGCCGTTTCGGATGAACCGGTTGAAGACTCGTTTACCGACAAGCAGTTTGAGCGTTTTGAGGTGTTGGGCCGAATTGTCGCGGATGGCTTTGACTATAAAATTCTGAAGCACATTCTGAATTCAGCGGGTATCGAGCGTTTCCCCGGAAAGCAATATGATATGGTCCGGTTGGGGATTGGCTTGTATGGTGTGAGTTCCTTTGTTCAGAATGAACTGCAAAATGTAGCGACACTGAGGACGACAATATCACAGATTCGGACCGTTCAGGCTGGTGAAACTATCGGCTATGGGCGAAAAGGAGTTGCCAAAGAAAATATGCAGATTGCCGTTTTGCCCATTGGTTATGCTGACGGTTTTAACCGGTTGCTGAGTAACGGTGTGGGAAAAGTGAGTGTTAAAGGGACGAAGGTCCCGGTAGTGGGAAATATCTGCATGGACATGTGCATGGTTGATGTGACCGGCTTAGATGTGGAAGAAGGCGATAGGGTGATTGTGTTTGGGGAAGAAATCCCGGTAGGCGAAGTGGCCGAAGAATTACATACCATTCCTTATGAAGTGCTGACTTCCGTCGGACAAAGGGTAAAACGCGTGTATTTTGAGGAATAA
- a CDS encoding thymidine kinase gives MFIETNLNAKTKHGCIEVIAGSMFSGKTEELIRRLRRAEIARQKVEIFKPAVDVRYSETEVVSHDENAIRSTAVENSSNILLLSSNVDVVGIDEAQFFDVGIVDVCMKLADQGVRVIAAGLDMDFRGKPFGPMPGLMACAEYVTKVHAICMRCGNLAHYSHRLSDADKLVLLGEKDAYEPLCRSCYREATK, from the coding sequence ATGTTTATCGAAACGAACCTAAATGCAAAAACAAAACATGGCTGCATCGAAGTAATTGCAGGTTCCATGTTTTCAGGAAAAACCGAAGAATTGATTCGTCGGTTGCGCCGTGCCGAAATCGCCCGGCAGAAGGTGGAAATATTTAAACCCGCTGTTGATGTCCGGTATTCGGAAACCGAAGTGGTGTCGCACGACGAAAACGCCATTCGTTCAACGGCCGTTGAAAACTCCTCGAATATTCTTTTATTATCAAGTAATGTGGATGTTGTGGGTATCGATGAGGCCCAGTTTTTTGATGTAGGGATTGTGGATGTGTGCATGAAACTGGCCGATCAAGGGGTCCGTGTAATTGCGGCCGGCCTCGACATGGATTTCCGTGGCAAACCGTTTGGTCCTATGCCGGGTTTAATGGCTTGTGCCGAATATGTGACGAAGGTACATGCCATTTGCATGCGTTGCGGAAATTTAGCTCATTACAGCCATCGGTTGAGCGATGCCGATAAATTGGTATTGCTGGGCGAAAAAGATGCTTATGAACCGCTTTGCCGGTCGTGCTACCGCGAAGCGACCAAATAA
- the rsmI gene encoding 16S rRNA (cytidine(1402)-2'-O)-methyltransferase: protein MGKLFLIPTPIGNLEDITFRAVRILKEVDLILAEDTRTSGKLLKHYEIENRVTAHHKFNEHKTAGRFAERILGGESIALISDAGTPGISDPGFLLIRSCLDIGAEVECLPGATAFVPALVNSGLPADKFCFEGFLPQKKGRQKRLTELESEERTIIFYESPHRLLKMLEQFAEHFGEERQISVSRELSKLHEENARGTIAEVLEHFTEKGVKGEIVVVLEGLQHALKNKDKKRHEGDEMP from the coding sequence ATGGGAAAATTGTTTCTCATCCCTACCCCGATTGGGAACCTGGAAGATATAACATTCCGGGCCGTGAGGATTTTAAAGGAAGTCGATCTGATATTAGCGGAAGACACCCGGACCTCGGGAAAATTGCTAAAACACTATGAAATTGAAAATCGAGTAACAGCTCACCATAAGTTTAATGAACACAAAACAGCCGGCCGGTTTGCCGAACGAATTTTAGGTGGCGAAAGCATTGCACTCATTTCCGATGCCGGTACCCCGGGGATTTCCGATCCCGGCTTTCTTTTGATCCGAAGTTGCCTGGACATTGGTGCCGAAGTGGAATGCCTTCCCGGAGCAACCGCTTTTGTCCCCGCGCTTGTCAACTCCGGATTACCAGCTGATAAGTTCTGCTTCGAAGGGTTTCTTCCGCAAAAGAAGGGACGACAAAAACGGCTCACCGAGTTGGAATCGGAAGAGCGGACCATCATATTCTACGAGTCGCCACACCGGCTGCTGAAGATGCTGGAACAGTTCGCCGAGCATTTTGGCGAAGAAAGACAAATTTCCGTTTCCAGGGAACTTTCCAAGCTGCATGAAGAAAATGCGCGAGGTACCATTGCCGAAGTTTTAGAACACTTCACTGAAAAAGGAGTGAAGGGTGAAATCGTCGTCGTACTGGAAGGTTTGCAACATGCCCTCAAAAATAAAGACAAAAAGAGGCACGAAGGAGATGAGATGCCTTGA
- a CDS encoding YjjG family noncanonical pyrimidine nucleotidase, which produces MKHYRHLFFDLDNTLWDFETNSYHALESAFRQLGLHEKLTSFGDYFKIYYRINHHLWELYRNRDITKEKLIVKRFEDSLQEYGLPQPGKGREINEAYLSQMPLKTQLVEGAREVLEALHKKYKLYIITNGFREVQHQKLTNTQLEHFFHKVFISEAIGAPKPSREIFEHALKSSNARKLGSLMIGDSWEADIKGALEFGIDQVFLSDDFSNYLLQIKEKPNTHEIENKNGDYIQLTNGQSSTYFIHRLSELINILDINTPKYHIH; this is translated from the coding sequence ATGAAACATTACCGGCACCTGTTTTTTGATTTAGATAATACCCTCTGGGATTTTGAAACGAACTCGTATCATGCACTTGAAAGCGCTTTCCGACAATTAGGCTTACACGAAAAGCTAACCAGTTTTGGGGACTATTTCAAAATCTATTACCGCATCAATCATCATTTGTGGGAATTGTACCGAAACCGGGACATCACGAAGGAAAAACTGATTGTTAAACGATTTGAGGACTCTTTGCAGGAATACGGACTGCCCCAACCCGGAAAAGGGAGGGAGATCAACGAGGCATACTTATCTCAGATGCCATTAAAAACCCAATTAGTTGAAGGTGCCCGGGAAGTACTGGAGGCTTTGCATAAGAAATACAAGCTTTACATTATTACAAACGGTTTCCGGGAAGTTCAACACCAAAAACTGACCAACACTCAACTGGAGCATTTTTTCCATAAGGTATTTATATCGGAAGCTATCGGTGCACCCAAACCCAGTCGTGAAATATTTGAACATGCCCTGAAATCCAGCAATGCGCGTAAACTGGGGTCATTGATGATTGGTGATTCATGGGAAGCAGATATAAAAGGCGCCCTGGAATTTGGCATTGATCAGGTCTTCCTTTCGGATGATTTTTCAAACTACCTGTTACAAATAAAGGAAAAGCCAAATACCCATGAAATAGAAAATAAGAACGGAGATTACATCCAACTTACGAATGGCCAGTCCTCCACTTATTTTATTCATCGCCTATCGGAATTAATAAACATCCTTGATATAAACACCCCTAAATATCATATTCATTAA